Proteins encoded within one genomic window of Onychostoma macrolepis isolate SWU-2019 chromosome 11, ASM1243209v1, whole genome shotgun sequence:
- the LOC131549816 gene encoding GTPase IMAP family member 8-like isoform X1 has translation MSTPLWQPTGFVWITHKKARKMGPEIRAVVLGWQNKASDKASVINSILDDEVETDIYFVKSVRKDGEVNGRKITLINTVCWWENFDLKDSPEVVKQELVCSVFLCEPGPHVFLIVINLSLPFTEENRLSIEEHLGLFGERIWKHTIVIFTGADSVKDKSTEQHIQNQGEDLQVILQRCGGRYHAFDFRNKSDAVKELLVKIDDVVAANDGKHFETHDDVLLDFQRKRNKNKEKAESRQKTVQDKRHLLKKLNAVAPLSELRIVLLGWILSGKSSTANTIINQEIFPIGRTRKCTSHTGVVNGRSVTVMDTPGWWKYFFDPEYRRAAILENVGQSEQMQFPHAMILVIPGETSFKPEQKRIVKEYMATLGEDVWKHTIVLFTWSDRFPDISIEQHIESEGEDLQWLIQKCRNRYHVFDNSNKNNRDQVTELLQKIDEMMAENSLFCLNPQCAAEENIHDTDTQQDEEISLDVDHVLQLLQQEFNNRFIEVKSKLKHLGMDFTGSMETRSHRSMPDPPEFSADEKLMEKIRREGSRWEAILMDACMDIQNPEASLDWHEKVSSWLPRCDEYSSSESGTSSNIRSPEDPEPSCIKRRRKQFAE, from the exons GTTTTGTTTGGATAACCCATAAGAAAGCAAGGAAAATGGGACCAG AAATAAGAGCCGTTGTTCTGGGGTGGCAGAACAAAGCCTCTGACAAAGCCTCAGTGATAAACAGCATTTTAGATGATGAAGTTGAGACTGACATATACTTTGTGAAATCTGTGAGGAAAGATGGTGAAGTGAATGGAAGGAAGATAACTCTGATCAACACTGTATGTTGGTGGGAGAATTTTGATTTGAAAGACTCACCAGAGGTTGTTAAACAGGAACTGGTTTGCAGTGTCTTCCTGTGTGAACCAGGACCTCACGTCTTTCTCATAGTCATTAACCTCAGCTTGCCTTTTACTGAAGAAAACAGACTCAGCATCGAAGAACACCTTGGTCTCTTTGGTGAGAGAATCTGGAAACACACCATAGTGATCTTTACAGGAGCTGATTCAGTGAAGGACAAATCCACTGAGCAGCACATACAGAATCAAGGAGAAGATCTTCAGGTGATCTTACAGAGATGTGGAGGAAGATATCATGCCTTTGATTTCAGAAACAAAAGTGATGCAGTCAAAGAACTGCTTGTCAAGATTGATGATGTTGTGGCAGCAAACGATGGCAAGCATTTTGAAACACATGATGACGTGCTGCTTGACTTTCAGAGgaagagaaataaaaacaaagaaaaagcaGAATCCAGACAAAAAACAGTTCAGGACAAAAGACACCTGCTGAAAAAACTAA ATGCTGTGGCTCCGCTCTCAGAACTGAGAATTGTTCTGCTGGGTTGGATTCTGTCTGGGAAGAGTTCAACCGCAAACACCATCATCAATCAAGAAATATTTCCAATAGGAAGAACACGAAAGTGCACAAGTCACACTGGTGTAGTCAATGGCAGATCAGTAACTGTGATGGACACTCCGGGCTGGTGGAAGTATTTCTTCGACCCAGAATACAGACGGGCTGCAATCCTGGAGAATGTAGGCCAGTCGGAACAAATGCAGTTCCCTCACGCCATGATCTTGGTGATTCCTGGTGAAACTTCATTCAAGCCTGAACAGAAAAGAATCGTTAAAGAGTACATGGCCACTCTTGGAGAAGACGTCTGGAAACACACCATAGTTCTGTTCACGTGGAGTGACAGATTTCCAGATATCTCAATCGAGCAGCACATTGAGAGTGAAGGTGAAGATCTTCAGTGGCTGATTCAGAAATGCAGGAACAGATATCATGTCTTTGACAACTCAAACAAGAATAACCGAGATCAAGTCACAGAGTTGCTCCAGAAGATTGATGAGATGATGGCAGAAAACAGTCTGTTCTGCCTCAACCCTCAATGTGCTGCAGAAGAAAACATTCATGATACTGACACACAACAAGATGAAGAAATAAGTCTGGATGTTGATCATGTGCTGCAATTACTACAGCAGGAATTTAACAACAGGTTTATTGAGGTCAAAAGTAAACTAAAACACTTAGGGATGGATTTCACTGGATCTATGGAGACCAGAAGTCACCGTAGCATGCCAGACCCTCCAGAAT TCTCAGCTGATGAGAAGCTCATGGAGAAGATAAGGAGAGAAGGAAGCAGATGGGAAGCAATTTTAATGGATGCGTGCATGGACATTCAGAATCCTGAAGCATCATTGG ATTGGCATGAGAAGGTGTCGAGTTGGCTTCCAAGATGTGATGAATACAGCTCAAGTGAATCTGGAACAAGCTCCAACATCCGCAGTCCAGAAGACCCAGAGCCCAGTTGTATAAAAAGACGTAGAAAACAGTTTGCAGAATGA
- the LOC131549816 gene encoding GTPase IMAP family member 8-like isoform X3, giving the protein MGPEIRAVVLGWQNKASDKASVINSILDDEVETDIYFVKSVRKDGEVNGRKITLINTVCWWENFDLKDSPEVVKQELVCSVFLCEPGPHVFLIVINLSLPFTEENRLSIEEHLGLFGERIWKHTIVIFTGADSVKDKSTEQHIQNQGEDLQVILQRCGGRYHAFDFRNKSDAVKELLVKIDDVVAANDGKHFETHDDVLLDFQRKRNKNKEKAESRQKTVQDKRHLLKKLNAVAPLSELRIVLLGWILSGKSSTANTIINQEIFPIGRTRKCTSHTGVVNGRSVTVMDTPGWWKYFFDPEYRRAAILENVGQSEQMQFPHAMILVIPGETSFKPEQKRIVKEYMATLGEDVWKHTIVLFTWSDRFPDISIEQHIESEGEDLQWLIQKCRNRYHVFDNSNKNNRDQVTELLQKIDEMMAENSLFCLNPQCAAEENIHDTDTQQDEEISLDVDHVLQLLQQEFNNRFIEVKSKLKHLGMDFTGSMETRSHRSMPDPPEFSADEKLMEKIRREGSRWEAILMDACMDIQNPEASLDWHEKVSSWLPRCDEYSSSESGTSSNIRSPEDPEPSCIKRRRKQFAE; this is encoded by the exons ATGGGACCAG AAATAAGAGCCGTTGTTCTGGGGTGGCAGAACAAAGCCTCTGACAAAGCCTCAGTGATAAACAGCATTTTAGATGATGAAGTTGAGACTGACATATACTTTGTGAAATCTGTGAGGAAAGATGGTGAAGTGAATGGAAGGAAGATAACTCTGATCAACACTGTATGTTGGTGGGAGAATTTTGATTTGAAAGACTCACCAGAGGTTGTTAAACAGGAACTGGTTTGCAGTGTCTTCCTGTGTGAACCAGGACCTCACGTCTTTCTCATAGTCATTAACCTCAGCTTGCCTTTTACTGAAGAAAACAGACTCAGCATCGAAGAACACCTTGGTCTCTTTGGTGAGAGAATCTGGAAACACACCATAGTGATCTTTACAGGAGCTGATTCAGTGAAGGACAAATCCACTGAGCAGCACATACAGAATCAAGGAGAAGATCTTCAGGTGATCTTACAGAGATGTGGAGGAAGATATCATGCCTTTGATTTCAGAAACAAAAGTGATGCAGTCAAAGAACTGCTTGTCAAGATTGATGATGTTGTGGCAGCAAACGATGGCAAGCATTTTGAAACACATGATGACGTGCTGCTTGACTTTCAGAGgaagagaaataaaaacaaagaaaaagcaGAATCCAGACAAAAAACAGTTCAGGACAAAAGACACCTGCTGAAAAAACTAA ATGCTGTGGCTCCGCTCTCAGAACTGAGAATTGTTCTGCTGGGTTGGATTCTGTCTGGGAAGAGTTCAACCGCAAACACCATCATCAATCAAGAAATATTTCCAATAGGAAGAACACGAAAGTGCACAAGTCACACTGGTGTAGTCAATGGCAGATCAGTAACTGTGATGGACACTCCGGGCTGGTGGAAGTATTTCTTCGACCCAGAATACAGACGGGCTGCAATCCTGGAGAATGTAGGCCAGTCGGAACAAATGCAGTTCCCTCACGCCATGATCTTGGTGATTCCTGGTGAAACTTCATTCAAGCCTGAACAGAAAAGAATCGTTAAAGAGTACATGGCCACTCTTGGAGAAGACGTCTGGAAACACACCATAGTTCTGTTCACGTGGAGTGACAGATTTCCAGATATCTCAATCGAGCAGCACATTGAGAGTGAAGGTGAAGATCTTCAGTGGCTGATTCAGAAATGCAGGAACAGATATCATGTCTTTGACAACTCAAACAAGAATAACCGAGATCAAGTCACAGAGTTGCTCCAGAAGATTGATGAGATGATGGCAGAAAACAGTCTGTTCTGCCTCAACCCTCAATGTGCTGCAGAAGAAAACATTCATGATACTGACACACAACAAGATGAAGAAATAAGTCTGGATGTTGATCATGTGCTGCAATTACTACAGCAGGAATTTAACAACAGGTTTATTGAGGTCAAAAGTAAACTAAAACACTTAGGGATGGATTTCACTGGATCTATGGAGACCAGAAGTCACCGTAGCATGCCAGACCCTCCAGAAT TCTCAGCTGATGAGAAGCTCATGGAGAAGATAAGGAGAGAAGGAAGCAGATGGGAAGCAATTTTAATGGATGCGTGCATGGACATTCAGAATCCTGAAGCATCATTGG ATTGGCATGAGAAGGTGTCGAGTTGGCTTCCAAGATGTGATGAATACAGCTCAAGTGAATCTGGAACAAGCTCCAACATCCGCAGTCCAGAAGACCCAGAGCCCAGTTGTATAAAAAGACGTAGAAAACAGTTTGCAGAATGA
- the LOC131549816 gene encoding GTPase IMAP family member 8-like isoform X2, which translates to MSTPLWQPTEIRAVVLGWQNKASDKASVINSILDDEVETDIYFVKSVRKDGEVNGRKITLINTVCWWENFDLKDSPEVVKQELVCSVFLCEPGPHVFLIVINLSLPFTEENRLSIEEHLGLFGERIWKHTIVIFTGADSVKDKSTEQHIQNQGEDLQVILQRCGGRYHAFDFRNKSDAVKELLVKIDDVVAANDGKHFETHDDVLLDFQRKRNKNKEKAESRQKTVQDKRHLLKKLNAVAPLSELRIVLLGWILSGKSSTANTIINQEIFPIGRTRKCTSHTGVVNGRSVTVMDTPGWWKYFFDPEYRRAAILENVGQSEQMQFPHAMILVIPGETSFKPEQKRIVKEYMATLGEDVWKHTIVLFTWSDRFPDISIEQHIESEGEDLQWLIQKCRNRYHVFDNSNKNNRDQVTELLQKIDEMMAENSLFCLNPQCAAEENIHDTDTQQDEEISLDVDHVLQLLQQEFNNRFIEVKSKLKHLGMDFTGSMETRSHRSMPDPPEFSADEKLMEKIRREGSRWEAILMDACMDIQNPEASLDWHEKVSSWLPRCDEYSSSESGTSSNIRSPEDPEPSCIKRRRKQFAE; encoded by the exons AAATAAGAGCCGTTGTTCTGGGGTGGCAGAACAAAGCCTCTGACAAAGCCTCAGTGATAAACAGCATTTTAGATGATGAAGTTGAGACTGACATATACTTTGTGAAATCTGTGAGGAAAGATGGTGAAGTGAATGGAAGGAAGATAACTCTGATCAACACTGTATGTTGGTGGGAGAATTTTGATTTGAAAGACTCACCAGAGGTTGTTAAACAGGAACTGGTTTGCAGTGTCTTCCTGTGTGAACCAGGACCTCACGTCTTTCTCATAGTCATTAACCTCAGCTTGCCTTTTACTGAAGAAAACAGACTCAGCATCGAAGAACACCTTGGTCTCTTTGGTGAGAGAATCTGGAAACACACCATAGTGATCTTTACAGGAGCTGATTCAGTGAAGGACAAATCCACTGAGCAGCACATACAGAATCAAGGAGAAGATCTTCAGGTGATCTTACAGAGATGTGGAGGAAGATATCATGCCTTTGATTTCAGAAACAAAAGTGATGCAGTCAAAGAACTGCTTGTCAAGATTGATGATGTTGTGGCAGCAAACGATGGCAAGCATTTTGAAACACATGATGACGTGCTGCTTGACTTTCAGAGgaagagaaataaaaacaaagaaaaagcaGAATCCAGACAAAAAACAGTTCAGGACAAAAGACACCTGCTGAAAAAACTAA ATGCTGTGGCTCCGCTCTCAGAACTGAGAATTGTTCTGCTGGGTTGGATTCTGTCTGGGAAGAGTTCAACCGCAAACACCATCATCAATCAAGAAATATTTCCAATAGGAAGAACACGAAAGTGCACAAGTCACACTGGTGTAGTCAATGGCAGATCAGTAACTGTGATGGACACTCCGGGCTGGTGGAAGTATTTCTTCGACCCAGAATACAGACGGGCTGCAATCCTGGAGAATGTAGGCCAGTCGGAACAAATGCAGTTCCCTCACGCCATGATCTTGGTGATTCCTGGTGAAACTTCATTCAAGCCTGAACAGAAAAGAATCGTTAAAGAGTACATGGCCACTCTTGGAGAAGACGTCTGGAAACACACCATAGTTCTGTTCACGTGGAGTGACAGATTTCCAGATATCTCAATCGAGCAGCACATTGAGAGTGAAGGTGAAGATCTTCAGTGGCTGATTCAGAAATGCAGGAACAGATATCATGTCTTTGACAACTCAAACAAGAATAACCGAGATCAAGTCACAGAGTTGCTCCAGAAGATTGATGAGATGATGGCAGAAAACAGTCTGTTCTGCCTCAACCCTCAATGTGCTGCAGAAGAAAACATTCATGATACTGACACACAACAAGATGAAGAAATAAGTCTGGATGTTGATCATGTGCTGCAATTACTACAGCAGGAATTTAACAACAGGTTTATTGAGGTCAAAAGTAAACTAAAACACTTAGGGATGGATTTCACTGGATCTATGGAGACCAGAAGTCACCGTAGCATGCCAGACCCTCCAGAAT TCTCAGCTGATGAGAAGCTCATGGAGAAGATAAGGAGAGAAGGAAGCAGATGGGAAGCAATTTTAATGGATGCGTGCATGGACATTCAGAATCCTGAAGCATCATTGG ATTGGCATGAGAAGGTGTCGAGTTGGCTTCCAAGATGTGATGAATACAGCTCAAGTGAATCTGGAACAAGCTCCAACATCCGCAGTCCAGAAGACCCAGAGCCCAGTTGTATAAAAAGACGTAGAAAACAGTTTGCAGAATGA